ttctTCACATTTCCAATGCATAGGTTGATGGTCCTATGACTGGCTGCTCCCACATCTGTACCCAACATCTGCCCCCCCTCAGAACTCTGAGTGCACAGGGTCAGAATTTGGCTCAGGGGGATCAGAATTCGAAGAATCTGTGTTTGAATGACTTGACTCTCCAACTGGCTCAAAGGGTCGCAAGTTTGCATAAGTCACCTCTTGGGCCAGCTGCTCCAGGGAAGGGCGGCCTAATACCAGATTTCGAAGTGAGATGCAAGTCATCAGGaagctgaaaaagaagaaaaaggccagCCAGTCCAAACTCCTGTTTCTACATAGGGATTCCTGCTGAACCCCTCATGGCCACCTGGTCCTACCTTCTTTCACTCAGGCATAAATgaaaatctccccccccccccccgtgacccACCCATCCCAGCTGGAAGGGCACACCACTCCTTATATGGTCCAGTAAAGGATTCTAGAGTGAGGTAGGAATAACCCACAGGGAGGCTGGCGGTGAGCTGAGGCAGAACAAGACAGCAGGCCATCAGACACAGATCATTTAGTCTTCCATTACATCAGGGGGAAAAGAATGGAGAGGAAAAAGTATTTAGCACTAGACTGTCCTTTCTTGGGATTGTCCCTCCTGTTACCTTCACCAGAGAAAAGTTACCCAACTTGCAAACATCTGACGGCAATGACCAGTACTGTTGTCAGTATAACTCACCTGCGGCGGAAGATATAGAGCTTCCGTAGCAAGAAGCGGAAGAGCCGCTCATGGAAAGGGGTATTTCTCCGGCGTTCAAGCTCTTGGAGCCGTCGCTGGCGTCTAAGAAAAGTCTGAACCAGAGGTGTTGGCTCAGGGCCCCCTTTTACTTCCCCTTCCAGCAGAGGTTGCAGTTCTGGAGGTAGAGGCCCCATTTCTGCCCAGAAGATGGCAAAAAGAGGAATCACTGAGGTCATTCTCTCTTTTAGAACTCTCCTTTCACCAGCCAGAAACTTCAAGTTCATTCTTTAGTGGCTAGATCCTCATTCACAACCCTGACTTATAACCAGGTGCTTTCTTAGCCCAACTCTTCATATACTCACCAGTTCCATTCTCCACCTTCTCCTTTAATTCTTGCAGATATGCCAGGTCTTGCTCCAGTGCAAGCTCTGTAGTGTTGACATAGATGTACATGTAGCAGGAAGGACTGGGTGACATCGTATATACCTTATGGTACTCACCAGCAGGCAACtgacaagggaaaagaaatggacaTACTTCACTCTCTAACCTTTCCCAGGCAGCCTATGGGCTTCCTACattccccaccccaacccacccctccttcccccctaCCTAGACgtctttcttttcattgtattttgGAGTCCGAAGGAACTGACTTCTAGAATCCTGGGTGAGGCTGTTCACAGCCCTGGGGACCCTTGATTTTTGAGCTCCCACTTTGGAGTCTATAGTAAATTAACTCCACTCATCTAAACTTTTCTGCCATTGTTAATTCCAACAAAATACCTGcattttttctccctcctttagAGTCTGATTCTTTTGTTCTGCCACCAGCTCCACAATCACCTCCCCCTGCAGCAGCTGAATGCTAGTGTTGCCCAGGTCTTCACTCACAAAATTCTCCAGGTGCAGCCCTGCCAGGGGCAACAAAGTTCCCCAGCTTACCCCATGGAAGATGAAATAATTCCCTTTACCACTACCACCCTTCAGGTCTCAAGAACACTCCTCCCATCAGGaatgcccctcccctctctatcACAGGCAATGTCGCTGGCCAAGGAAACCACAGGGAAAGACAGCAAAGGTTCTTTGCTTTCCTCCATACCAGGGAAATCTGCAATGAAAACCACCTCAGTGTGGTTGTCCAGGCTGCTCTTGATTTCTTGTAACTTGGTCCTCCAGGGAGACAGGTCCATCAACAGTGGCTGCAGCCAAGATGTACGCTGGAATGGGGACCAGGCGGCCTGCACGATGTCCACACGAGGGTCAAAAATCCTTAGGAAAGAAAACCATGTTCTAAAGAGACCACAGCACCTACCCGCCAAAATTTCTGGTTCTGTTCCCTTCATCACTGCTCCCAGATAGAGGGAACAGGGTTTCCAAATAGAAGAAATGGCTTATGTCAGCATATTATTGCCAgtctggggcagagagagaaggagaaagagattcTGGAGCATTGGGAAGAATGGGGGTTAGTGGCCACCTGAGGAGAATTGTGTTAACAgcatcttagggaaaaaaaaaaaaaaaaaaaaaagtcagttaccTTTTCTGCTGGTTGATGGTGCCCCCTGCTGGAAGCAATCAGCTATACCCACAACCAATTCAACAGGGACATGCACCAGAGGACAGACAGCCTTTCAAGCAAGACAACACTGGGGAGCATGGGCTGTTCATCTTGGCAAAAGGAGTGGGActtcatttttccccttctctgttccCTGTGCCCACCTCTGCTGGAAGCGGTCATTGATGGAGACCCAAATATCAAAGTAGATCTGGGGCTCAGTGACATTGTACTTGGGAAGCAGTTGGCTCAGGCAAGTAGCATATTGCTTCAGCATGTCTGCATGATCCTTCCATCGCCGGCTCTGTGTGAATACCTGCCCCAAACCCCCACATTAGTCCCACCTCATCATTATCAACCTCCCAGATGGGTCATGCACTGTCGATGGCACTAAGAGAGTCCTGTCTGGTGCCTATtttgaccaggaaaaaaaaaaccctcaactcGTCTCTGGGGAAGAATTGTTTATTGCTGGGCTTGATATACTTACCTTTCCTAAATCTAATTTCGATTCAAAGGAAGTGAATGACACTGCCCTATTTGAACTCACACAAAAGAAGGGTCAACCCGGCTCCTGAGAGGACAGAGTGGGCAGAGTGGacccaaatttgttttattttataattatatttaggACCAAATCAGACCCCAATGCTCAAGGGAGCTCTGAAGAACAGTAAGTTGTCAGCATCAGACATCTCACCCCAGGGTTAAGGTAGCCCAGCTCGCCAGTGCGGCCGTCACGGTAGGTGATCTTCACGTGCTGGTGGGAGCGCGAGTGTACCATCATGTCCCAGGAATAGCCATACAGCCCATTTGTCCAGTTGTTATAGCCCTGAAAAAGCAGGACAGAGGCAATCGGCCCAACAGTTCTCCTAACCCCATTCTCAACTGACACGGCCCCATACTTGCCTAACGTTGTGACCTCTGCCACTTCCCAACCTAACCCCCAGCCCACACATACCTGGGTGAGGAAATGAGAATagggcaggaagagctgctcCAGGAGGTAGAGCAGGGTGAAGGCGGCACCAAGCTGATGGCGCAGCCCTGGCTTCTGGCCACCTTTGGCTCGGCTCCTCTTATACACGCAGGACACACTGGGCTGAGGGGCAGCCTTGAGGGGCAGCAGTTCTTGCAGCCTCTCAGGGAAGTGAGATACCAGCTTCCGGGGCCACTCAGGGGAGCAGAAGAGAGGGCTGCTGGCGAGCATGACGTAGGGGAACATACCtaggaaggcagggagaaaatAAGCGTTTCAGGAGTTTGGTTGCAGGGAACATGGGTAATCCCCTCCACTCCCCTACTTCAGGAAGCCTCTCCCAGGTATTCTACTTGTGACGAAAGAAGTTCTTAACTAGAGGATTCTTACTTCCCCGAGATTCCTTCCTACACAACACGCTAGCTGAGCCCAGAGGCCCCAGTCCTCTCTTCCTGTTTACGGCCATTTTCCAGTGACTACATCTGGCTCAGTTTAACTCCAGTTCCCGTCACCATCTCCCACTCCCAGACAATGTCTCCGGCCAGTCCCTCCCCACAAACCTGTGGCTTCCCATCTCCTACCAGACCACAGGTACTGACCGATGCTGAAAAGCTGGGAATTCATGCAGTGGAAGTAGGACACGAAGAGGAGGCCAATGGACCTCGAGGCATCAAAGAAGAGCAGGAAACCGGCTGAGAGGTCGAGCAGCAGTCCACACCAGTGCACCACTAGCAGACTAGTCATCTCCTCGGACAATACCAGTCTGTAGAGACCAGGAGCAAAGGTCAGGCACCAGCCCACCGGAGAACCCAGCATTCACAGCAAACTCCACCACCCTGTCCTTGCCAAAGGATGTACCATAGCAGGTGGATAGAACTCTGCACAAAGACACCCTATGAGAGTTTCCAACCCCTTTTCATTTCCACACACTTTAGCGGTTCAATTTTTTTCCACATGCCCTATGTAATAAGTAGGGGCAGATTCCACAGAGCAAATTTGATTGAGAAGTGAGTGTACTTTAGGGAgtaggtggtttttttttaacgtttatttttattatttttaaaaaagaaattttttttttaacatttattcatttttgagaggtggagagagacagagcatgagtaggggaggggcagagagagagaggcagacacagaatccaaagctggctccaggctctgagctgtcagcacagagcttgatgcagggctcgaactcacaggctgagatcatgacctgagctgaagtcagatgcttaaccgactgagccacccagacgcccctaatgtttatttttgagacgcgcacacacacacacacacacacacacacacacacacacacagtatgagcagggagggggcagagagcagagagagagagacagaatccaaagtagggtaagctgtcagcacagagcctgatacagggcacgaacctacgaaccatgagatcatgacttgagccaaagtctgaatcttaactgactgaaccacccaggagccccgggagTAGATTCTTCATGGAGTTTATAAATGAGAAgaaactggggtacctgggtggctcagctggttaagagtccgacttgggctcaggtcatgatctcgtggttcatgggtttcagccctaCATGGGGCTGAGTGCacagtctgcttctgattctgtctccctctctctgcccctcctccccagctgatTCTCTctgtcagaaaataaacatttaagaaggaaggaaggaaggaaggaaggaaggaaggaaggaagggaggaattttaaaaggtgaatgcctgacaggggcacctgggtggctcagtggattaaagtgtccgactcttgatttcatctcaggtcacgatcccacggttcatgagttcgagccctgcgtcaggttccacactgaacgtgcaaagcctgtttgggatttttctctctctcctactctctctgcccttcctgtgcaagcgctcactctttctcaaaataaataaacatacttaaaaaataaaaaaataaaaagcgaATGCCTAACATAATAAAGTCAAACTTTTGGAACTGGGAAAgaacagggaaaaagaaagaataaagtaaaagaggcaaggaaaaacagaaggaaaggagaattcaAGAGAGGCAAACCTCTGTTTCCTAAAGAGCTTGCAACAATGATTTTGTCAGAGCAGGGCCGCTGACTGTCCATCTATGTACACTGGCTGAGGAGTCCCGGCGAGAGGCCGGGGCGGCAACACAAGGCACCACCTATGGCGGCTGCAAGGAGCACGGACTCATTCACCAACTCACTTCATTCTGACTTTCGTCTTTTAGTTTGTTCCCTTTGTTCTTGCCCAGGGACAGGTAAGCCTAGATCTTTTGGTATCACTGACTCTGCCTTCTGCTGAATAGGAAGATAAGTGGCCAGAGGAAAGCATGTGGCAAATTCAGGCAAAGCAGGGAGGGCAGTTGTTACCGTAAGCCTGGGGGAGGTGAGTCACCTGCTGTGTACCTGTGCCTCAACGAAAACTCTGCCCTGACTGCCACTCACTTGAAGGGACTGAAGAGCCAGTGCCGGGACAGGTACTCCATGGAATAGCCTTCAACCCAGTCTGCGTCCAGCTTTTTCACACCCGCAATAAAGTACACAATGAAGATCTGCAAACACAAAATGCAAAACGAATgttcaaacaaaaaaaagaaccccGTTTTCTACAGACTACTGGCAATAACACAAGTTCTGATCTGAGTTCAGGGCCTAAGGAAGATTAGATTCACTCAACTGGGATAGTTACTCacccaacaagtatttattgacatTCTACCAATGCCAGGCACAGTATTACGTACCAAAGAAAATCATGAAGCATATATCTCTCATAAGGATGTCAATCTAGCAGGGATAAAGCTCTATTCTTTCCATGACAAGGTAAGAGAACCCAGAGACTAGAAGACAGAAGAGGTGGCCTAGCTTTTCAGCAAAAGGAATCCAAGGAGGCAGAGAACAGTGGAGTCCGGCAGCAGGATGGCCACGCTGACAGTGGGTATCAAAGATCACCTCCCTCTTTCCTCAAATCCTGTACCTGGCCCCGCAGCACAGCATAGTTCCAAAGGGGCACGTGGGCATTCCGCTTACGGGCATTCAGCAGGCCGTCCACAGACCTACACGAAGAGAAGCAAGCAGTAAGGAGAGTTTCTTAGTCCAGCACATTtccacctttctttttaaatgtaataaccTCTCTATCCCAGGAAGTCTTCCCATATCCTCTTAGGTTCTCTGGGCTATTCTAAAGGTCTTTTAGAATTACATGAGCAAATTTAACAGTGACTAGGTCATGACAGAAATGTTACTAGTGAGTGATAGTGACAAAGAGTTCAGTGTTTACCATTAGTTAGTAAATTAGTTTGTCCTAATGGAACAAATCAGGGAAGGGACCATAGTGCTAGAATATGactgaatttgaaaaagaatgaatttgagaAGAACGGTTGAAAAGCTAAAggtatatgtaaacatatactgcattaaaaaaaaaaattccaaaatctaAGACAAACTGACATTTCATAGACCTAGATGCCAGGATGTAGTGCTGGAGGGTACCTGCTAACAGCTACCTTGGGAGAGATACCCAAGACACTAAGACTAGATGTATTCTAGGGAGGCAGCAGCAAAACAGGTTTTCAAGAACACAATGAATGAGCAGAGAAGTTGGGGAAGGGGCACTTTACACTTGTGGTCAAGAGCACTGCAGTCTGTAATTAAGGAGACCTGGATTCTCACTTGTGCCTCTTAGCCTGGTGGGTGACCTTAGGCCAATCCTTCCctatgccttagtttcctcatttataaatagAACAGCACTATAGACCTCATGGCATTGTAATGaggaaaaatttaaagtatttagtATAGTGTCTGGCCATGTGCAAAGCCTTCAGTAAAGGATaggtattttttcaaattgtgtaaaaattataaaaatgaatcttTTCAGGAGTATTCTGTCAAAACTGTCTTAATTTTATATGATCAGAGCTGGCTATTTTGAATGAATTTAAAGATTTACCAAAGGGGCATCTGTATgttatattaataaatgaaagttaaTTAATGACTGATAAATCAGTAACACACTCaacatttgagatttttttccctatacCCATCTTACTGACAtttcatatttgcatatttgCTTTCACTTAATGCGGAGGGTCCCTAGAGATCATCCGCCCTGCCACCCTGTCTCCAAATCCCTTCACCACCTCCCATAAAAGATGGTCGCCTAAGCCGGAGGTGGGGGAGGGTTACCTCCTCCCAGGACAGCACTGCTGAGCGGCCCTGATGGGCCCTCTCCTTCTGATATGACTCTGCCTCACAGCAACCGCTACTCTTGGCTCTAACTCTGCCCCCCTGGGCTCACACAGAGAAAGTCTGCTCCCTCTTCCACATGACCACCCTTGAGGTATCTGAAAACATCTATGTCTGGCTTTAGTCTTCTCTTCTTCTAAGAGGATTACAGGAAGTGGATAGATCAAGGCACCTGGGGAGATACGGAAAGAGTGGAGGGTTGGGAATGGAgccattttcctttttgtcatcCCAAGTGCCCCAACTCACTGATCCTTCCCCCTCCCGAATTCATCCGAATCAAAATGTGACCCTGTAACCACACTTTGCAAAGCACGGTTGAAAATATGCTTGCTGGGGCAAATTCTAGGACCTCACTGGGCCCCTATCACCAGTAACCATCCTGACCCGGCCaacccttccccctttcccctagACTCATACCAGTAGTGGTTCGCATCCATGAATGTCAGCTGAAAGGCCAACAAACCATACAGATAGGAGTGGTTGTTCCATGACGTCTTGTCCAGGAGAAACACATACCAGTATGGCAGCAGGAATAACACACAGCTTATCCGGTAGCACAGGCCCAGCATCATGCCCAGTGCCCCTGGGATTTGTGGGGGAGAGGATTAAGAGATCAAAGGGTCACCACAGGCCCAGCTCCCCTGGGACAG
This genomic stretch from Panthera uncia isolate 11264 chromosome A3 unlocalized genomic scaffold, Puncia_PCG_1.0 HiC_scaffold_12, whole genome shotgun sequence harbors:
- the GGCX gene encoding vitamin K-dependent gamma-carboxylase isoform X4; translation: MRTTTGALIYPLPVILLEEEKTKARHRCFQIPQGWSCGRGSRLSLCEPRGAELEPRVAVAVRQSHIRRRGPIRAAQQCCPGRRSVDGLLNARKRNAHVPLWNYAVLRGQIFIVYFIAGVKKLDADWVEGYSMEYLSRHWLFSPFKLVLSEEMTSLLVVHWCGLLLDLSAGFLLFFDASRSIGLLFVSYFHCMNSQLFSIGMFPYVMLASSPLFCSPEWPRKLVSHFPERLQELLPLKAAPQPSVSCVYKRSRAKGGQKPGLRHQLGAAFTLLYLLEQLFLPYSHFLTQGYNNWTNGLYGYSWDMMVHSRSHQHVKITYRDGRTGELGYLNPGVFTQSRRWKDHADMLKQYATCLSQLLPKYNVTEPQIYFDIWVSINDRFQQRIFDPRVDIVQAAWSPFQRTSWLQPLLMDLSPWRTKLQEIKSSLDNHTEVVFIADFPGLHLENFVSEDLGNTSIQLLQGEVIVELVAEQKNQTLKEGEKMQLPAGEYHKVYTMSPSPSCYMYIYVNTTELALEQDLAYLQELKEKVENGTEMGPLPPELQPLLEGEVKGGPEPTPLVQTFLRRQRRLQELERRRNTPFHERLFRFLLRKLYIFRRSFLMTCISLRNLVLGRPSLEQLAQEVTYANLRPFEPVGESSHSNTDSSNSDPPEPNSDPVHSEF
- the GGCX gene encoding vitamin K-dependent gamma-carboxylase isoform X2; translation: MAVSARSARAPSDSHKVQKDKAGRTSGPSQGSGMVKLLGFEWTDVSSWGRLVTLLNRPTDPASLAVFRFLFGLLMVLDIPQERGLSSLDRRYLDGLEVCRFPLLDALQPLPLDWMYLVYTIMFLGALGMMLGLCYRISCVLFLLPYWYVFLLDKTSWNNHSYLYGLLAFQLTFMDANHYWSVDGLLNARKRNAHVPLWNYAVLRGQIFIVYFIAGVKKLDADWVEGYSMEYLSRHWLFSPFKLVLSEEMTSLLVVHWCGLLLDLSAGFLLFFDASRSIGLLFVSYFHCMNSQLFSIGMFPYVMLASSPLFCSPEWPRKLVSHFPERLQELLPLKAAPQPSVSCVYKRSRAKGGQKPGLRHQLGAAFTLLYLLEQLFLPYSHFLTQGYNNWTNGLYGYSWDMMVHSRSHQHVKITYRDGRTGELGYLNPGVFTQSRRWKDHADMLKQYATCLSQLLPKYNVTEPQIYFDIWVSINDRFQQRIFDPRVDIVQAAWSPFQRTSWLQPLLMDLSPWRTKLQEIKSSLDNHTEVVFIADFPGLHLENFVSEDLGNTSIQLLQGEVIVELVAEQKNQTLKEGEKMQLPAGEYHKVYTMSPSPSCYMYIYVNTTELALEQDLAYLQELKEKVENGTEMGPLPPELQPLLEGEVKGGPEPTPLVQTFLRRQRRLQELERRRNTPFHERLFRFLLRKLYIFRRSFLMTCISLRNLVLGRPSLEQLAQEALMYRGTQEAPQFHEQKPGIGLESKNA
- the GGCX gene encoding vitamin K-dependent gamma-carboxylase isoform X1, with the translated sequence MAVSARSARAPSDSHKVQKDKAGRTSGPSQGSGMVKLLGFEWTDVSSWGRLVTLLNRPTDPASLAVFRFLFGLLMVLDIPQERGLSSLDRRYLDGLEVCRFPLLDALQPLPLDWMYLVYTIMFLGALGMMLGLCYRISCVLFLLPYWYVFLLDKTSWNNHSYLYGLLAFQLTFMDANHYWSVDGLLNARKRNAHVPLWNYAVLRGQIFIVYFIAGVKKLDADWVEGYSMEYLSRHWLFSPFKLVLSEEMTSLLVVHWCGLLLDLSAGFLLFFDASRSIGLLFVSYFHCMNSQLFSIGMFPYVMLASSPLFCSPEWPRKLVSHFPERLQELLPLKAAPQPSVSCVYKRSRAKGGQKPGLRHQLGAAFTLLYLLEQLFLPYSHFLTQGYNNWTNGLYGYSWDMMVHSRSHQHVKITYRDGRTGELGYLNPGVFTQSRRWKDHADMLKQYATCLSQLLPKYNVTEPQIYFDIWVSINDRFQQRIFDPRVDIVQAAWSPFQRTSWLQPLLMDLSPWRTKLQEIKSSLDNHTEVVFIADFPGLHLENFVSEDLGNTSIQLLQGEVIVELVAEQKNQTLKEGEKMQLPAGEYHKVYTMSPSPSCYMYIYVNTTELALEQDLAYLQELKEKVENGTEMGPLPPELQPLLEGEVKGGPEPTPLVQTFLRRQRRLQELERRRNTPFHERLFRFLLRKLYIFRRSFLMTCISLRNLVLGRPSLEQLAQEVTYANLRPFEPVGESSHSNTDSSNSDPPEPNSDPVHSEF
- the GGCX gene encoding vitamin K-dependent gamma-carboxylase isoform X3, whose protein sequence is MVKLLGFEWTDVSSWGRLVTLLNRPTDPASLAVFRFLFGLLMVLDIPQERGLSSLDRRYLDGLEVCRFPLLDALQPLPLDWMYLVYTIMFLGALGMMLGLCYRISCVLFLLPYWYVFLLDKTSWNNHSYLYGLLAFQLTFMDANHYWSVDGLLNARKRNAHVPLWNYAVLRGQIFIVYFIAGVKKLDADWVEGYSMEYLSRHWLFSPFKLVLSEEMTSLLVVHWCGLLLDLSAGFLLFFDASRSIGLLFVSYFHCMNSQLFSIGMFPYVMLASSPLFCSPEWPRKLVSHFPERLQELLPLKAAPQPSVSCVYKRSRAKGGQKPGLRHQLGAAFTLLYLLEQLFLPYSHFLTQGYNNWTNGLYGYSWDMMVHSRSHQHVKITYRDGRTGELGYLNPGVFTQSRRWKDHADMLKQYATCLSQLLPKYNVTEPQIYFDIWVSINDRFQQRIFDPRVDIVQAAWSPFQRTSWLQPLLMDLSPWRTKLQEIKSSLDNHTEVVFIADFPGLHLENFVSEDLGNTSIQLLQGEVIVELVAEQKNQTLKEGEKMQLPAGEYHKVYTMSPSPSCYMYIYVNTTELALEQDLAYLQELKEKVENGTEMGPLPPELQPLLEGEVKGGPEPTPLVQTFLRRQRRLQELERRRNTPFHERLFRFLLRKLYIFRRSFLMTCISLRNLVLGRPSLEQLAQEVTYANLRPFEPVGESSHSNTDSSNSDPPEPNSDPVHSEF